TGCTATTAGGCTTAGCCGAGGATGGACAAAAAGAAAAAGAATAATAAAATTTGAGGGTGGCTACCATGGCTGTGTTGATTCCCTCCTTGTCTCTTGTGGCTCATCCTTAACAACACTTGGAGTTCCAACCAGCTCTGGGATTCCAGAAGAATTTTTTCAAACAACAATTGTTCTTCCATATAATAACATTCCTTCATTTAAGGCAATAATTGAAAAATACCATCCTGAGATTGCCGCTGTTATTGTAGAGCCAATTGCGGGAAATATGGGTGTTATCCCAGCAAATTTGGAGTTCTTAAGGGTTTTAAGGGAAGAGACAGAGAAATACAAAATCCTCCTTATCTTTGACGAGATAATCACAGGCTTTAGATTATGCTTTGGCGGATTTCAAAATATTATTGGAATAAAGCCAGATATTACATTATTAGGAAAGATAATTGGAGGTGGCTTGCCGATTGGTGCCTATGGTGGAAAAAAGGAGATAATGGATTGTCTTGCACCAGATGGAGATGTATTTTCTGCAGGAACATTCTCAGGAAATCCCATTGTTGCATCATGTGGCATTTCTGTTTTAAATATTTTAAAGGAGGAAAACCCATACAACCTGCTTGAGAAAAAGACAAAATACCTTTTAGAAGGCCTTTCTGGATGTGTCAAGGTAAATCAAGTTGGCTCAATGTTTACCATCTTCTTTACAGATAGCCCTGTATTTGATTACAAGTCTGCAAAGACCTCTGATTGCGAAAGGTTTGCCAATTTTTTCAAAGGGCTGCTAAATAAAGGGATATATTTTCCACCCTCCCAATTTGAGGCTTGCTTTATTTCTACCTGCCATACAGATAAAGATATAGAGAAGACAAAAAAGGCAATTAATTTTTCCTTTGCAAATTTAAATTATAATATTGTAAAATAAAATGTCAAATATGAAATTATGGTTATCTTGGGAATTGATCCAGGGATTGCTCAAACCGGATATGGAATAATCGAGGAAAATAAAGGTTTAAGGCTAATTAAAGCAGGTATTATCAAAACAGACAAAAAGATGCCAAAGGAAAAGAGGCTTCTTTTTTTATATAAGAGGCTTTTAGAAATAATCAAAGAATTTTCTCCAGAGTCTTGTGGGATAGAAGATGTCTTCTTTTTTAAGAATGCAAAGACAGCAATGGGCATTGGTGAGGCAAAGGGGATATGTATCCTTGCTTCTGCTTATTCAAGCCTTCCCATCTATAACTACACACCCCTTCAGATAAAGCAAGCAATTACAGGCTTTGGAAGGGCAACAAAGCTACAGGTTCAGGAGATGATAAAGAGGCTTCTTGGTCTTTCTTATATAATAAAGCCAGATGATGCGGCAGATGGTGTTGCCTGTGCTATATGTCATATTCAATCATTATGGAGCAAAAATATTTAAAGGATTTTATTTTATCAAGGGCCCAGCAAATGCTTGTTGCTATTTTTCTTTTATCTGCAATATTGGCATCATCTATCTTGATATTAAGGAGGATTAAAGAGGAAAGGCAATTTGCCAGGATAGAGGTTGTGGAGGGACAAATCCCAAATTTTAAATCCGAAATCCGAAATCCGAAATCCGAAACAAATTCAAAATCCAAAATTCCAGATCCCAAACAAATCCAAAATCCAAAATCCAAAATAAATATAAACAGAGCAAACCTTAATGAACTTATAGGCCTTCCTGGAATTGGAGAAAACATAGCAAGAGAAATCATAAAATATAGAAAAGAAAATGGGACTTTTACATCATTAAAGGAGATAATGAAGGTAAAGGGAATTGGAAAAAAGAAATTTGAGAAATGCAAGGATATGATAAGAGTAGATTAAAGAGGGTTTTGTTTGTTTGCACAGGCAATTCCTGTAGGAGTGTTATGGCAGAGAAATACATTCAAAGCCTAAACCTGGGTCTTGAAGCCTTATCTTGCGGAATTTCTGCATTAGAAGGGCTTGATCTTCCTCCTTTGACAAAGAGGGTTTTAGAAAATTATGGAATTCCCGTTGCATGTCATGTTATCAGGCAGATAAGCTCTGATATGGTTTCCTGGGCAGATATTATCTTTGTAATGGAAAGGTATCAAGAACAAAAGGTTATTTCCCTCTTTAAAGAGGCATCGGGAAAAATACATCTTCTTAGTGAGTATGCGAAAGAAGAAGATCCAGAGATACCTGACCCTTTTGGTGGTTCAATTGAGGCATATGAAACCTGTTTTTTGAAGATAAAGAGGTGTATAGATAAAATAGAATGGGATTAAGGAATTAGGGGTGGGATAATTTTAAACAATGATTATAGCTATGGGTGCTGATCATGCAGGGTTTCTTTTGAAGGAGAAAATAAAGGAATACCTTATAAAAAAAGGTTTTGAAATCAGGGATTTTGGGACAGATTCTGATAAATCTTGCGATTATCCTGATTATGGATTCCTGGTAGGAGATTTTGTCTCAAAGAATAGAACCTCATTAGGCATCCTTATTTGTGGCACAGGAATTGGAATGTCTATTTCTGCTAATAGAATTCCTAATGTAAGGGCTGCTTTATGCCATAGAGAAGATTTTGCAAGGCTTGCAAGGCAACATAACCATGCAAATATTCTATGCCTTTCTGGAAGGTTCTTGCAGGAAGATGAGGGATTTAAAATTGTTGATGCATTTTTGGAAGCAAAACCTGAAAAAGGAAGGCATAAAAGGAGGGTTGAGAAGCTTGGGTAAGAGTCGGGAGTCAGAGAGTCAAAGAATCAAAAAGTCGGAAGGGATTCTTCTTCTTGAGGATGGAAGGGCTTTTAGGGGATATTCCTGTGGAGCAAAAGGTGAAAAAACAGGAGAGATTGTCTTTAATACAAGTATGACAGGGTATCAGGAAATACTAACAGACCCATCGTATTGTGGTCAAATTGTAAATATGACATACCCTTTGATGGGAAACTATGGCGTAAATAATGAAGATGTAGAATCAAGCAAGCCACAAGTAGAGGGCTTTGTGGTAAAGGAAATGAGCAAGAGATTTTCTAATTTCAGGGCAGAAAGCTCCCTTTCTAATTACCTTAAGAAAAACAACATCATTGCAATTGAGAGTATTGACACAAGGGCATTGACAAGGCATATAAGGGATAAGGGTGCAATGAAGGCAATTATTTCAACAATTGATTTGAACATAGAAAGCCTGCAAAAAAAGCTATCTGATGCACCGGGCATCATAGGAAAAGACCTTGTAAAAATGGTAACCTGCAAAGAAAAATACACAATTCCTTGCAAGAATAAAAAGGCTAAAATTGCTGTTTTTGATTTTGGTGTAAAGCTAAATATTTTAAGGAAATTAACAGACCTTAATTGCGAGCTTATAATCTTTCCTGCCTCTTGCACGGCAGATGAAATTCTTAAAGAAGACCCAGATGGAATCCTCCTTTCAAATGGCCCAGGTGATCCCGAGGGTGTCCCCTATGTAATAGATGAGGTGAAAAGGCTTATAAAAACAAAAATCCCCATATTTGGGATCTGCCTTGGTCATCAGATACTATGCCTTGCTTTTTCTGGAAAGACATATAAGCTTAAATTTGGACATCGGGGAGGAAATCAGCCTGTTTTAGAGCTAAAAACAGGAAAGATTGATATTACATCACAAAACCATGGATTCTGTGTTGATATTAAAAGCCTTCCAGAGATAGTAGAAAAAACACATATAAACCCAAATGACAATACATTAGAGGGAATAGAACATAAAGAGCTTCCCATATTTTCTGTTCAATACCACCCAGAGGCATCCCCTGGTCCACACGATTCAAGCTATTTGTTTGATAGGTTTGTAGGAGATATGAGATACAATGATTAGAGAAAGCGATAAGCCTACCATTAAAATATGCAAAAAAATACAAGTTAGCTAGAGGAATATACTCAAATAAATGTATGTGTTTAGCTCCTTAATATGTGTTTAAGCTTCCTCATTAAAAAGCCAGAAACGCTTTGTTTAATTGTTTAGCTTTAGCTAAACACGTCCCATATTTCAATTGTATGACATTTGT
This region of bacterium genomic DNA includes:
- the hemL gene encoding glutamate-1-semialdehyde 2,1-aminomutase, encoding MKNSPNIKDLYERALQYIPGGINSPARAFRPVKEKPIFVEKGSGAYIFDKEGKKYIDHCLSFGAIILGHSHSRVSSAIKEAIDKGTNFGLSTEKEVILSEIICKAIPSIEKIRLVNSGTEAVMSAIRLSRGWTKRKRIIKFEGGYHGCVDSLLVSCGSSLTTLGVPTSSGIPEEFFQTTIVLPYNNIPSFKAIIEKYHPEIAAVIVEPIAGNMGVIPANLEFLRVLREETEKYKILLIFDEIITGFRLCFGGFQNIIGIKPDITLLGKIIGGGLPIGAYGGKKEIMDCLAPDGDVFSAGTFSGNPIVASCGISVLNILKEENPYNLLEKKTKYLLEGLSGCVKVNQVGSMFTIFFTDSPVFDYKSAKTSDCERFANFFKGLLNKGIYFPPSQFEACFISTCHTDKDIEKTKKAINFSFANLNYNIVK
- the ruvC gene encoding crossover junction endodeoxyribonuclease RuvC, which translates into the protein MVILGIDPGIAQTGYGIIEENKGLRLIKAGIIKTDKKMPKEKRLLFLYKRLLEIIKEFSPESCGIEDVFFFKNAKTAMGIGEAKGICILASAYSSLPIYNYTPLQIKQAITGFGRATKLQVQEMIKRLLGLSYIIKPDDAADGVACAICHIQSLWSKNI
- a CDS encoding ComEA family DNA-binding protein, with product MSYSIIMEQKYLKDFILSRAQQMLVAIFLLSAILASSILILRRIKEERQFARIEVVEGQIPNFKSEIRNPKSETNSKSKIPDPKQIQNPKSKININRANLNELIGLPGIGENIAREIIKYRKENGTFTSLKEIMKVKGIGKKKFEKCKDMIRVD
- a CDS encoding low molecular weight protein arginine phosphatase, translated to MQGYDKSRLKRVLFVCTGNSCRSVMAEKYIQSLNLGLEALSCGISALEGLDLPPLTKRVLENYGIPVACHVIRQISSDMVSWADIIFVMERYQEQKVISLFKEASGKIHLLSEYAKEEDPEIPDPFGGSIEAYETCFLKIKRCIDKIEWD
- the rpiB gene encoding ribose 5-phosphate isomerase B, with the protein product MIIAMGADHAGFLLKEKIKEYLIKKGFEIRDFGTDSDKSCDYPDYGFLVGDFVSKNRTSLGILICGTGIGMSISANRIPNVRAALCHREDFARLARQHNHANILCLSGRFLQEDEGFKIVDAFLEAKPEKGRHKRRVEKLG
- the carA gene encoding glutamine-hydrolyzing carbamoyl-phosphate synthase small subunit gives rise to the protein MGKSRESESQRIKKSEGILLLEDGRAFRGYSCGAKGEKTGEIVFNTSMTGYQEILTDPSYCGQIVNMTYPLMGNYGVNNEDVESSKPQVEGFVVKEMSKRFSNFRAESSLSNYLKKNNIIAIESIDTRALTRHIRDKGAMKAIISTIDLNIESLQKKLSDAPGIIGKDLVKMVTCKEKYTIPCKNKKAKIAVFDFGVKLNILRKLTDLNCELIIFPASCTADEILKEDPDGILLSNGPGDPEGVPYVIDEVKRLIKTKIPIFGICLGHQILCLAFSGKTYKLKFGHRGGNQPVLELKTGKIDITSQNHGFCVDIKSLPEIVEKTHINPNDNTLEGIEHKELPIFSVQYHPEASPGPHDSSYLFDRFVGDMRYND